From the Candidatus Nanopelagicus hibericus genome, the window GATTACCACCTAAGTTTGCATATCGCCATCTGCCAAGCCAAATTGCAACTGCGATTCCAGTAATAATGCACAGGGCATAAAAATGAATGGTTAGTGGACCAATTGAAAGCGTAGATGTGGTTGGACTAGGGATTAATTCAACCATTATCTAGATTTATTACTTAACGCCACCAGCAGCAAGTGCTGCTCTAAATTTTCCGAGATCGCCATACTCGGTATTTCTATCTAGAGCCTTACCATTAACTTTAATAGTTGGGGTTCCGTTTACATCTGCCTTTGCAGATGCAGCAGCAACATTACTTGTCCATTTAACATACTTGCCATCATTCACACATTGTTTGAAACTCTCTGATTCAATTCCAATTGATTTTCCAAGAGCGACTAGATATTCACTCTGCCATTTTCCTGAATTCTCACTCTGAGGTTGGTTTTGGAATAAGGCTAGATTCATATCCACAAACTCACCCTCATCTGCTGCGCAGGCAGCTGCATTTGCAGCCAAAATTGATTCTGGACCGATAAAAGTCATTGGATGGAAAACAACTTTTGCTTTCTTTTGAGCAATGACTTCATTTAAATATCCGCCATTAATAATTTCAAATACTCGACAAGCTGGGCACTGGTAATCAATATAGACATCAATCGTGGGTGTGCTTGTTGCATTCAGAACTATCCCATATCCATCAGACTCTGAGACTGCGGCTGGAATTGCTGCGGTAGAGTCGGAGCGACTACTGATAAGTGAAAAAACCACACCAACTGCAACGATAAATACCACCATTGCAATTACTAAATTTCTAGTTCCCTTGTCACCACCGCTTGTAGCCATTTATTCCGCTCCCCTTATTGTTTATCTAGTGCAAATCTACCCTTTGGGAAGTAATACAGGAAAATTCCCAAAGCAAATAAGCCTATGTCTCGTATAATCTCTGATAAATACTTTGTGTCCTCAGGGTCAATAGGACCCCCGCCGCCAAAACAACCACAGTCAATACTCAATCCGCGAGCCCAAGCTTGAGCAATCGCGATAATAAAAGCCAACATAATTATGGCGCCAAACAAGCCGGAAATAGATACTGCTACTCCAAAAATAAGCAGTAAACCAAGACCTATTTCTACCCAAGGCAGCACATATCCAAGAAAGTTTGCAATTGCTGTTGGTAATAATTCGTAAGCCCTAACTGCCATTGCAGATTTTTGTAAGTTACCCACTTTCAAAGCACCAGCTGCGATCAACACCCCACCTAAAACTAAGCGTGCTAATAAAGTTATCCATGGTTGATATAGACCAAACTTAGCGCGCACTATTCACCCCTTCTGATAACGAGACTGCTAGTTGCTTGACTTTTTTAAGTCCTAACCTGCCTGACCCATTCTCTTGGATAATCTTAATGAACGCCGATCCAACAATTACGCCATCAGCATATGTGGCAACCTCTCGGGCTTGTTCTTTGGTTGAGACCCCAAGCCCCACAGCAACCGGAAGATTACAAACCTGACGAATACGATCAACCAATGATTTTGCATTTGTTGAGACAACATCTCGAGTGCCCGTAACTCCCATAAGACTTGCTGCGTAGACAAATCCGGAGCACTCTTTTGTAACCTTTGCCAACCGTTCATCTGTAGTGCTCGGAGCTACCACATAGATTTGGTTTATTGCACTTCGGCTGGTTTCCTCCTTCCAACTTTGAGATTCCTCAATTGTTAGATCTGGAGTAATCACACCTGAGCCACCAAGATTAGAAATTTTGCTGGCAAACTCAGCGACACCATATTTTTCAATAGGACTCCAGTAACTCATTATTACTGATGGAACTCCGTAATCAACACTTGATTTCATTAGCTCAAATACCTGATCAACACCCACTCCATTTTTAATTGCCTCCTCCGATGCTGCTTGAATTACTGGCCCATCCATCACCGGGTCGGAGTAAGGAAAACCAATTTCGATTGCATCGACTCCACCATCAATCATGGCTTTTATTATTTTCTTTGATGCTTTTTGGGTTGGAAAGCCAGCCGGAAGATATCCAATTAATACAGCTTTATTTGCACTCCTTGATGTCTCAAAAAGTTGATCAAGGGCAGTGCGCATTAAAGCGGTAATCCAAAATACTCTGCCGCCGTCTGCACATCCTTATCACCGCGTCCAGATAAGTTGATTAGCAAGGTTGATTTCTCACCTAACTCATTGCCAATCTCTAGAGCACCTGCCAACGCATGAGCAGTTTCAATAGCTGGAATAATTCCCTCAGATTTACAAAGTAGTGAAAAGGCATACATCGCCTGGTCATCAGTGATTGGGCGATATTCAGCACGACCAATATCATTCAAATAAGCATGCTCCGGGCCAACTCCTGGATAATCTAAACCAGCTGAGATCGAATGTGACTCAATAGTTTGACCATCAGAATCTTGCAAGACATATGAACGAGTTCCATGTAATACCCCAGGTTTGCCACCTGAAATCGTAGCTGCATGTAAACCAGTTTCAATCCCTTTTCCACCCGCCTCTAATCCAATAAGACGTACTGAAGTATCATCAATAAATGGATGAAAAATTCCTATTGCATTTGATCCACCACCAACACATGCCAGCACTGCATCAGGCAGCTTGCCTGTTAGTTTTAGCACCTGCTCCCGTGCTTCAACTCCAATAATTCGTTGAAAATCCCGAACAATTGTGGGAAAGGGATGCGGACCAGCGACTGTACCTAATAGATAATGAGTTGTTGCGACATTTGTGACCCAATCACGCATTGCTTCATTAATAGCATCTTTTAAAGTTTTCGAACCTTGCGTTACTGGTACAACTGTGGCACCCAGCAATTTCATTCTCGCTACATTTAATGCTTGTCGTTTAGTATCCGCTTCACCCATATAGACAACGCACTCCAAGCCAAATAATGCTGCAGCTGTTGCCGATGCAACTCCATGTTGGCCTGCACCAGTCTCAGCAATTATTCGTTTCTTGCCCATCCGCTTTGTCAGTAGAGCCTGTCCCATAACATTATTGATTTTGTGACTACCGGTATGATTTAAATCTTCTCGTTTTAATAAAATCCTTGCCCCACCTGCGTGTTCAGAAAATCTCTTTGCGTCAGTCAAAATGCTTGGTCTGCCAGAGTAGGTTTTATGTAATTCCATTAACTCATTTTGAAAAACCGGATCCGCCTGTGCGGAAATATGAGCCGCAGATAATTCATCAAGCGCAGCAATCAATGCCTCCGGTACAAATCTTCCGCCATATGGCCCAAAATGTCCCAGCACCGAAGAATCAATACTTTGTGTGCTCTTATCCTGTGCCATGGTCATTAGTTTATTAGATCTTTATCGATTGAGGAGTTGTTTAATAGTATGAACTGGATTACCTGCTTTAACTAAACTCTCCCCGATCAACACCGCATTTGCGCCTAAATTTGCAACTGTTTCAACTTGTGCTGGGGAGCTGATTCCAGATTCAGCCACCTTGATAACCGTTGCTGGTAGTTGCGGCAGAATCCGCTGAAAATTCTCATGATCAACCTCTAGTGTTTTCAAATTTCGCGAATTAACACCAATAATTTTTGCGCCAATATCTAATGCAGCCTCAGCTTCAGCTAGGTCATGGATCTCAACTAAAACATCCATGCCTAATCCCTGGGCTAATTGAGAAAAATCAACCAACTGCGATTTTGAAAGGCCAGCCACAATTAGTAACAATAAATCGGCGCCTAATATCCTTGATTCATAAACTTGGAACTCTGTCACTATAAAATCTTTGCGTAAGACTGGTAGATCAACCGCTGAACGAACCGCAAGCAGATCAGCAATACTCCCTTTAAATCTGCGCCCCTCAGTTAGTACGCTAATTACATCCGCCCCACCTTCCTGATATTTGCTGGCTAGTTCTACTGGATCTGAAATTGCCGCTAAATCACCTTTGCTTGGTGAGGATCGTTTAACTTCCGCAATTAATCGCATTCCATCTTTACTTAGAGATTGATAAGCACCTCGTAATTTTGGTGCGCCCTGAAGCTGCTCCTGAAGTTGGGAAATTGGAATTATTCGACGATTAACATCCTCCAACACACCATCAATTATCGATGTTAAAACATTTGTCTCACTCATCAGTTGGGTCTACCCCTTCTGATAATGAATTCCACTGATTTTTCGATTTCTTTTCATACCTATTAGAACTACTTTTTTTGCTGAGTCTAATTATTAAAAAGGCGGATATTGCTATGACTAGGAAGCTGGTAAAAATTGAGCCCTTCATTGCGCAACCACCATTGCATTAGCAGTCGCTATGGCGCCTAGAACCGCAGCAGCTTTGTTTATACATTCTTGATTTTCAGAAACAGGATCTGAATCTGCAACAATTCCAGCACCTGCTTGTACATAAGCTGTTCCATCCTTAATAACAGCGGTCCTAATTGCAATACATGTATCAATATTTCCAGTGAAGTCCAGGTAGCCAATTGTGCCGCCATAAATTTCTCTTCTAGTTGGTTCATTTTCTTCAATAATTTGCATCGCTCTTGGTTTTGGAGCACCCGATAATGTCCCCGCTGGAAATACTGAGAATAATGCTTCGATTGGTGCTACCTCTGGCAAAAGTCTTCCCACTACAGTAGAAACTATGTGCATCACATGTGAATACTTTTCAATTTGCATAAATTGGGAGACTTCAACCGATCCAGGCTGACAAACTCGACCTAAATCATTTCTGCCCAAATCTACAAGCATTAGGTGCTCTGCCCGCTCCTTTGGATCCTGTAAGAGTTCATTTGCTATTTGCTCATCAATTTTTGGATCATTGTTTCGTGCCCTAGTTCCAGCAATTGGATGAATAATCACTTGCTCTCCAGTTACTTTGACTAGTGCCTCAGGGCTGGAGCCAACAACTGATAAGCCGTCAACAAATCTAAACAAATACATATAAGGGCTTGGGTTTTGCTCCCTAAGTACTCGATATAGATCAAATGGTTGCGACAAAGCCGGCATGGTAAATCTTTGCGAAAGAACTACTTGGAAAGCCTCCCCTGAGCGAATTTGCTCCTTTATTAATTCTACTTTTTCAATATAAATCTGGTCAGTAGTGTTTCTTTCATAATCAGGTGTGACTCGGTATTTTACCTGTGCAAAATCTTTCACACCTGGAAGATTAAGGTCAGCCTCCATTTTATCTAATCGAGTAATCGCAGTCTCATACGCCAGATCAACCCGCTCAGAACTTCCATCCCAATTGATGGCGTTTGCAATTAATGTAATTTCATTTTCTTGATGATCAAAGACAGCTAGATCTGATGTAAGCATCATCGCAATTTCTGGAATCTTAAGATCACTCCTTGCCTGAGTACTTAATTTTTCAAGCCGCCTAACAATCTCATATCCCAAGTAACCAACCAATCCACCGGTCAGAGGTGGCAGCCCTGCAATCTTGGGAGATCGAAGATGAGCGGTTGCAATTCGCAGCGCATCAAGTGGATCGATGCCGAATGGAGCACCTGCTGGCATAACACCACTCCAAATTGCTAGGCCATTTTCCTCCGTCAAGGTTGCTTGGCTATTAACTCCGATAAAGGAATAGCGTGCCCAAATTCCTGACTCTGCCGATTCAAGCAGAAATGTGCCACTGCGATGATTAGTTAATTTGCTATATAAAGATAAGGGAGTTTGGTCCTTACCAGATAATTTACGAGCGACTGGAATGACATTAAAATCACGAGCATACTGTCTAAATTTCTCTAAATTTATAAGCGCCTTATCCACTCACCTATTCTGCCGTAATCTAAGAGTCAGGCGCACCGTTTATTTATAGCAGGTATCTAGTGCCTCTTCGATGCTGAATGAGCCCACATACAGAGCTTTACCAACTATCACAGCGGATAAACCCATTTTGCGCAGTTGCTGTAAGTCAAGCAAAGTAGTAACTCCACCGCTTGCAATAACTTCAGCTGATGTTTGGCGCATGACATCCTCCAGTAATTTAAAATTGGGCCCACCTAATGCTCCATCAGTTGAATTGTCAGTAACAATTATTCGAGCACAACTAGCCTCATTTAGAATTGAAATAAAATAATTAAGATCTCCAATTACCTTGCCGCTCCCCCTGGCAACAAGTGAACTCTGACTTACATCCAAACCAATACAAACTCTTTCGGGATATTTCTTTAGTACATCCTTAACCCAGTCAAAATCTTCGAGCGCAGCGGTAGAGATATTAATCCGCTTAGCAGATGTAGCTAAAGCCAGATCTAAACTTTTCTGATTCTCTATCCCACCAGATAATTGAGTGTTTACTTGACTCATTGCTGATAACTGCTGAATCAAGAGAGAATTATTTCCAGTGCCATAGGCCGCATCTAAATCAACTAAATGAATCCACTTGCTACCAGCTGCAACAAATCTTTGCAAAACCTCAAGAGGCTCTACCGATGCCGAATTTGCAGCAGATGCCGCCGAGCTGATTTGAACTACCTTCCCATGTTTTATATCAATTGCCGGAAGTAGCTCAAGTGGTTTCATTAAACCCTAAACCAGTAAGCAATCTGGACCGAGCACAGTTTTAAGATCCGCACTCAGGCTGGGTGAAGCGGTAACCTTTAAATTCTCATCTAATTTCATAACAGTTTTTTTCTCACCATCTATCAATCTTAAATGTACCTCTCGAGCTCCTGGGTGTGATTTCAAGATTTCATTCATTCGCTCTATCACCGGTGGTGTGCACCGAGACACCTCCATTGAAATTACTAACGGACCAGTCGGTATCAGCTTTAAATCAGGTAAAGATAAATCTAGTGCTGAAATTCTTGGCTGCTCCTCCCGCTTATCAACTCGACCACGAATAGCTACTATCCGATCCTCAACTAAATTGACTCCGTGAGTTGAATAAGCATTTGAGAAAAACAAAACATCTATTGCGCCATCTAAATCCTCCACCGTCACAATTGCCCAAGGATTGCCTTGTTTTGAAACTTTGCGTTGAATCTGAGAAATTAAACCGCTGATCGTGATGATTTGATCATGCCCCACTTCAGAGATTTGGCTAATTGAAAAATCTGACACCGAACGCAGTACATGTTCAACTCCTAAGAGTGGATGATCGGAGACATAAAGCCCCAACATTTCTCGCTCATATCCCAGCAACATCATTTTTTCCCATTCGCTATCTGGAATATCAAGTGCTACTCCACTTACGGTAGATGTGGCATTTGTTGAACCAAACAAATCAAATTGACCAATAGATTCTGCTCGCTTTGCCTCAGATACCGCATCTAACGCTTCAAGAAAGACCATCATCAGACCTCTGCGGGTATGGCCTAAGGTATCGAATGCGCCAGCTTTGATTAATGACTCAATAGTTTTCTTGTTACACACATGTGAATCCACTTTTGCTAAAAAATCTCCAAAACTTTGATATCTACCTTTTTGATTTCGATTAGCAATGATTGATGCAACCACATTTTCCCCCACATTTCTTATTGCGGTTAAACCAAAACGAATATCAACTCC encodes:
- the trpB gene encoding tryptophan synthase subunit beta, with the translated sequence MAQDKSTQSIDSSVLGHFGPYGGRFVPEALIAALDELSAAHISAQADPVFQNELMELHKTYSGRPSILTDAKRFSEHAGGARILLKREDLNHTGSHKINNVMGQALLTKRMGKKRIIAETGAGQHGVASATAAALFGLECVVYMGEADTKRQALNVARMKLLGATVVPVTQGSKTLKDAINEAMRDWVTNVATTHYLLGTVAGPHPFPTIVRDFQRIIGVEAREQVLKLTGKLPDAVLACVGGGSNAIGIFHPFIDDTSVRLIGLEAGGKGIETGLHAATISGGKPGVLHGTRSYVLQDSDGQTIESHSISAGLDYPGVGPEHAYLNDIGRAEYRPITDDQAMYAFSLLCKSEGIIPAIETAHALAGALEIGNELGEKSTLLINLSGRGDKDVQTAAEYFGLPL
- a CDS encoding DsbA family protein; translated protein: MATSGGDKGTRNLVIAMVVFIVAVGVVFSLISSRSDSTAAIPAAVSESDGYGIVLNATSTPTIDVYIDYQCPACRVFEIINGGYLNEVIAQKKAKVVFHPMTFIGPESILAANAAACAADEGEFVDMNLALFQNQPQSENSGKWQSEYLVALGKSIGIESESFKQCVNDGKYVKWTSNVAAASAKADVNGTPTIKVNGKALDRNTEYGDLGKFRAALAAGGVK
- a CDS encoding MauE/DoxX family redox-associated membrane protein, which codes for MRAKFGLYQPWITLLARLVLGGVLIAAGALKVGNLQKSAMAVRAYELLPTAIANFLGYVLPWVEIGLGLLLIFGVAVSISGLFGAIIMLAFIIAIAQAWARGLSIDCGCFGGGGPIDPEDTKYLSEIIRDIGLFALGIFLYYFPKGRFALDKQ
- a CDS encoding anthranilate synthase component I; its protein translation is MDKALINLEKFRQYARDFNVIPVARKLSGKDQTPLSLYSKLTNHRSGTFLLESAESGIWARYSFIGVNSQATLTEENGLAIWSGVMPAGAPFGIDPLDALRIATAHLRSPKIAGLPPLTGGLVGYLGYEIVRRLEKLSTQARSDLKIPEIAMMLTSDLAVFDHQENEITLIANAINWDGSSERVDLAYETAITRLDKMEADLNLPGVKDFAQVKYRVTPDYERNTTDQIYIEKVELIKEQIRSGEAFQVVLSQRFTMPALSQPFDLYRVLREQNPSPYMYLFRFVDGLSVVGSSPEALVKVTGEQVIIHPIAGTRARNNDPKIDEQIANELLQDPKERAEHLMLVDLGRNDLGRVCQPGSVEVSQFMQIEKYSHVMHIVSTVVGRLLPEVAPIEALFSVFPAGTLSGAPKPRAMQIIEENEPTRREIYGGTIGYLDFTGNIDTCIAIRTAVIKDGTAYVQAGAGIVADSDPVSENQECINKAAAVLGAIATANAMVVAQ
- the trpC gene encoding indole-3-glycerol phosphate synthase TrpC, whose translation is MSETNVLTSIIDGVLEDVNRRIIPISQLQEQLQGAPKLRGAYQSLSKDGMRLIAEVKRSSPSKGDLAAISDPVELASKYQEGGADVISVLTEGRRFKGSIADLLAVRSAVDLPVLRKDFIVTEFQVYESRILGADLLLLIVAGLSKSQLVDFSQLAQGLGMDVLVEIHDLAEAEAALDIGAKIIGVNSRNLKTLEVDHENFQRILPQLPATVIKVAESGISSPAQVETVANLGANAVLIGESLVKAGNPVHTIKQLLNR
- the trpA gene encoding tryptophan synthase subunit alpha, producing MRTALDQLFETSRSANKAVLIGYLPAGFPTQKASKKIIKAMIDGGVDAIEIGFPYSDPVMDGPVIQAASEEAIKNGVGVDQVFELMKSSVDYGVPSVIMSYWSPIEKYGVAEFASKISNLGGSGVITPDLTIEESQSWKEETSRSAINQIYVVAPSTTDERLAKVTKECSGFVYAASLMGVTGTRDVVSTNAKSLVDRIRQVCNLPVAVGLGVSTKEQAREVATYADGVIVGSAFIKIIQENGSGRLGLKKVKQLAVSLSEGVNSAR
- a CDS encoding HisA/HisF-related TIM barrel protein, which encodes MKPLELLPAIDIKHGKVVQISSAASAANSASVEPLEVLQRFVAAGSKWIHLVDLDAAYGTGNNSLLIQQLSAMSQVNTQLSGGIENQKSLDLALATSAKRINISTAALEDFDWVKDVLKKYPERVCIGLDVSQSSLVARGSGKVIGDLNYFISILNEASCARIIVTDNSTDGALGGPNFKLLEDVMRQTSAEVIASGGVTTLLDLQQLRKMGLSAVIVGKALYVGSFSIEEALDTCYK